The genomic segment ACCGGGATCCCAACCGACAGGCTGAGAATCCCCCAACGTCTGGTGGCTGCGGAGCCTCCATCGACGCGGAACTGCGCCGTCCCTGACCCGGGCTCGATGCGGAAGGGATTGGACGGAGTCATGCCGGGCGCGGACACGCGGGCTTCGGTGGCCGACACGCGCAGCGGAATGTCACAGGGCGCGGGGCACACGCGCTGGAAGCCGCGATCGTCGATCAGGCTCGACAACTCCAGCCACGCTCCTGGAAAATCGACGTAGAGCTGCACGTGGGCGCTGTCCTGTCGCGTTCGTGCGAGCCCCTGTTCGGTCGCTGGCGGCTTGGCCGTCTTTGCCGGTGGAGCGGACGCTTTTGTCGGGGCGGGCGCCTTCGGAGGGGCTGCGGACGAGGGCGCGCTCGGTTCGGAAGGCAGCTCCGGGGGGGCGTCGCCTGGCAGGAGCGGTGCGGGGGCCTGCGCCGGCGCTTCGTCGGTGCCAGCAGGCGCTTCGCGTTTGGCCGGCGGATCTGCCTGACCCGAGCCTGCGAGCAGCAAGCCAGCCAACGCCAGCCTCGGAGCGAGCCGCGACTTCATGGGGCGCATGCTGTCCCGCCTCCGCGTGCAGTTCAAGGCTTGACCGCACTGCCGCTCGAGGCCATGGCTGACGGGTGGAACCGATCGTGGATCTGGCCCCCGGGGCCGAGCACGAGCCCTTCGCGCAGGTGCTCGCGACCGCAGTCGTGGCCTCCGTGCGCCGCGCCAAGCGGCGTCAGGATTTCGAGGGATTGCGCGGAACCGTCGGCCTCGTGATGGACGATACCGCGAGTGCGCTCACCTTGCGCTTCGACTTCGGCCGCCTGACCATACACGAAGGGTTGGTCGGGATCCCGACCGTGACCCTGCGTGGAAGCCGTGACGACATCGAATCGTTGACTCGATTGGGGCTGGCGACCCGCGGATCGGGCCCCGCTGCGGTCCGCCGCTTGTTGGCAGCTCTCGCCGGGCGTCGCCTCAAGATCTACGGTCTCATGAGCCACCCCCGTTTCGTGCTGCGCCTGTTGCGAGCGCTGTCACCGCCGGACGTGGCGAGCGACTTTTGACGTGGCGACGCAGGAGCGGTAGCGTCCTTGTTCCGGCGGATCCCGCCCAAGGAGACGTTTTTGCCGCGCTACCGACTGCGATTCCTGCTGCAGGAAATCGACCTGCCGCCGGGGGAGACCCTGCTCGGACGCAGTGCCTCGTGTCACGTGACGATCGAGGACCCGCTGGTGTCGCGGCAGCACGCCGCCATCCAAGTCGACGGAGGCACGGCGACGATTCGCGACTTGGGCTCGCGCAATGGTTTGACCGTCAACGCGCGTCCCATCGCTCAGGCCACTGAGCTCAAGGACGGTGACCGCATCCGAATCGGGACGCAGGAAATGGTCTTTTGCGCCGTCCGCGCCCAATCTCGGCCTGGCGCGGGGCCGGGATCGCGGCCCACGGGGTTCATGTGTCACTGCGCGCACTGCGGGATGCCCTATCCCGCTGAGCTCTTGTTGTGCCCAGCGTGTGGTTCTCGGGAGCGAATGGACGAAGACACGATCAGTGGCGTCGTGGGCGATAGTGACAAGAACTGGACGCTCGAACTCCTGGTCGACGTGCTCGACAAGGCGGTGTCCCTCGAGCGCTGGGACGACGTCGAACGCATGCTCACGCGTTCCAAGGGCAATGTGGAGGAACGTCTGCGAACCGGGGAGGGGCTCGCCGCGGAGCACTTGGATCGTCTGGCGGAGGCAGCCGCAGCGTTGGCCAAGGAGCGCGGCGATGCCGAGTGGGGACGCTGGATTCTGGCCGTGTACGCGACGCTACAGGCAGTGCCTGGGGCCCACGTCACTCAGCGCTTGGGGACGCTGCCTGACGGGGAGCGTGCAACGCTGGCGCCCGCTGCGGCTCGCGTGGTCGAGTGCGCGACGCAACGGGGGCAGCTCTCGGCGCTCGAGGCCGAGTCGCTTCAACGCGTTCGAGGCTTGACCGTTCCTTCTGGATCCGGGGAATGAAGCCGCTGCGGATCCGCTATCTCCGCCAGGAGTTGGAGTTGGAGGACGGCGAGTACCTCGTGGGCCGGAGCGCGAGTTGTCAGATCTCCCTCGACGATCCGCTCGCGTCACGCAACCACGCCAAGCTGGTGGTGGTCGAGGGGCAGGCGCGCGTCGAGGACTTGGGTAGTCGCAACGGCGTGCGCGTCAACGGCGAACGCGTTTCAGGTCACAGCAAGGTGCTGGAGCCCGGCGATCGCATCGGCGTTGGTTCTCAGGAACTCTTGGTGCTCGGGCCGCGTGAGGCCGTCACGGATCTGAACATCTCGCGCGGGGCGCCCACTCATCGTTTCGATCGTTTCGCGGTCGTGGGGACGCTGGCAGAGAAGGCGCTGGCGATGGGTCGCGGCGAGGAGGCCGAGCGAATTCTCGGGATGCTGCTCGCCGACACGCTCCGCGAAGTGGAGAGCGGTCGCATTCCGATCGGCATCGACCAGGCTGGGTACTTCGCCTACCGACTGGCAGACGCCACCGGCAAGGGCAGCTGGGTCGACTACATCGTGGCCCTGTATCACGGTCTCAAGCGCCCGATCCCAGCGGAGGTGGTCGACGAACTCTACACCACCCTGCGCAAGGTCGCGGCGGTGGACCTGCCGAAGCTCGCTGCCTACGTGGGCACCTTGCGTGCGAACGTGACCGGCCTGTCACCCGCGGAACGCTTCCTGGTGAGTCGCATCGAGGGCTTGGAGCGCCTGGCGCGGGCCCGCTGAGATCCGCAGCCACCGTCGTCCGCGAGGCCGTACCGCGTCCCTTGAAAAAAGGACGTGTCTTCGCTGCGATAGCTCTGGCGCGCGAAGTGCTGGCTGCAATTCTGATAGGAATTGCTGGCACAGGCCACTAGGCTGGGGGTTGGCTCAATGACGAGAAACTGCCGTGACTGGTGAGGATCCCGCCTGCGTCCACTTCGCTCTGGAATACGCGAACCAGACCTTGGAAGTCGCTCCCGGCGAGTACGTCGTCGGCCGCAGCACGTCGGCCGAGATCATCCTCGACGACGCGTTGGTCTCCCGACGGCACGCTCGCTTCGTCGTCGAAGACGCCGCTATCCGTGTCGAAGACATGGGTAGCGTCAACGGAGTGTTCGTCAATGGGCAGCGGGTCAACGGGTCGCGGCTCCTGGTCTCCGGGGACCGTGTCGTGATCGGCAAGCAGGAACTCGTGGTGCGCGCGCAGATGTCGACCTTCCCGCCGGATGGCGAAGGTCGCGCCACGGCGGTGACCCTGGTGGGGGTGGAGCCAGTGCCCTCGCAACGCGTCGGAGATGATTCCGAGTCGACGCATCAGGGCAACGCCATGGAGCTGCTCGGGGGCGTGGCGGACAAGGTGCTCGCCTTGGGGCGCGGCGACGAAGCCGAGAAGATCATGGGGTCCTATCTGCAGAACCTCCTGGAGCTCGCGCGCTCGGGCAAGGGTCCCTCGCCGAAGTTGGCGGACAAGGCCGCGGGCTACGCGGTCAAGTTGGCCGCAGCCACCAAGAAGGGCGACTGGGTGGACTACGCCGTGGAGCTGTTCATGAGTCAGCGCCGTCCGCTACCCGGGCCCGTGGTGGACCAGCTCTACACCGTGCTGCGCCAAGTGTCGGAGATCGATCTCACTTTGCTCCGCTCTTACGTGGCGGTGCTGCGCGCCGTGGCGCCCGGCTTTCCGCCTGCGGATCGCTTCTTGGCTCAGCGGGTCGAGGGGTTGGAGCGATTGGCGGCAGCGAAGTAGTCCCTTCGAACGCGAGCCAGTGGCTCACGGCCTCTGCAATGGCCGTGCGAAGCTCTTCGTCATCCACTTCCGAAAGCCGCTCCGCGATGTCGGGGGGAAGGGGCACAGGCGGACGCAGCTGGCGGGCCGGCTTGCGCGGAGACGTCTGCTCGAGCGGTCCCGCTACCCGAAAGCGCAGGCTCTGCACTCGTACCCCTGCCTCGGTGAGGCGCTTCACGATCATCGCAGCGTGAAAGGAGAGCTCCTGCGCCCACACGGGCGACGCAACGCGTACTTCCAACACGCCGCGCTGCAGCTGTCCCACTTGGGTATGCTCGTCGATCTTCCGGCCAACCACTTGCCGCCAGAGGGCAGGGTCGATCCCCAAGCGCGCGCGCTTCGCTGCGGTGAGCCGCGTGCTGCTCAACAGCGCTCCCAGGGCCACAGGCCCCTGACGCGGTCGCGCGGCTCCTGGCCGCGCGGGCGTTGTACGCGGACGCCGCATGCGCTAGCCATGACAGCTCACGTCCGCTGCTGCAAGACCCCGCTGATGCTCGCCCCCCGACAGGATCCTTTTCCCTTCGAAGCCGTGCGGGATTTGCTCGGTATTGCCCGAGCGATGTACGTGGCTGCACAACGGGACTCGGCCGGTTCCGCGCGCCTCGAACGCCTCGAGAAGGTCGGTGTGCAGCTGCGTCAGGCCATCGATTTGGCGCTCGAGCACGAGCCCGGCACCTTGGGCCACGCGGCCGCCTGGCAGCGCGCCGAAGCGGCCACGCGTCGCTTGGGTGAGCTGGTGGACTGCACGACGCCGCTCCAGCCGACCCTGGCAGCGGCCGCGCGCCGGCTGATCCAAGCCCGCGCCCGGCGTCGGGGCCGACGGTCGTAGCCAAGCGCCGGTTTTCGAGTATAGTGCCGCCCCGAACTGGCCGAAGTGGCGGAATTGGCAGACGCGGCGGATTCAAAATCCGTTGGGGTTACTCCCGTGAGAGTTCAAGTCTCTCCTTCGGCACTGAATCACACTCAGGTGGTGGGAGGCTTTCGCATCATGACCCCGCAACGACTGCTCAGTGCACTGGCTCTGCTCTCCATGTTTGCCTTCTCGGGCGGTTGCGGGGGAGGCGATGCGGACACCGCGCCCGCGACCGGCGGAGCGAGCAGTGGCGGCGGCGCGGGGGCGTCGGGGGCTGGCGGGGCCGGGGCGAGCGGCGGCGCGTCAGGCAGCGGCGGCGCCGCTGGCAGCAGTGGGAGCAGTGGCAGTAGTGGCAGCGGCGGCGGCAACTCGTGCAACGACCCGGGACCGGAGCCGAACGACAGCCCAGCGCTTGCGACGCCCACCTGCGGCACTCCTCCCTGCGACGTGGGTCAATGCAACGACGACGGCTCACCCGGCTACGGCGGCAAGCTCGTGGCGATCACCGGCACGGCCGGCCCCGGCGATACCGACGTCTTTCGCTACGACGGCAAAGACACCATCGGCCTGTGCAAGGTCGACGCGGCGGCGAAGACCACGGATTCGGGATTCCGTCTGTGCATCTTTCCAAGCTGCCAGGCTGCCACGGTGCTGGAAGGCTGCACCTCGGGTAGCATGGTGGACATGAACGGCCTGAAGGGCTGCTGCATCAACGCACCCGGAGAGGCCGCGGCTGCGCACCATTGCGAAGGTACGTCGACGGGCAACGACTCGGCAGAAGTGTACGTGCAGATCGACCAGGCGAACTCCTGCGTGAACTACACCGTCGACTATCACTTCTGAGCCCGACGCAGCGACCCAAGGCAGGTCAAGGGGGATTGGGGTCTCGCCGCGCCCCGCGCGTGAAGACGCGTCCCGCGCAGTTCGGTGCGATCGCCAGGCCCGTCTGCGCGCGCGGCTGATCAACCGTGTCGCCCCGTCGGGCGCCGGTCAGGGCATTCCGGTGCCGGGCGTGTTGTTCGCGCACCACTGCAGGCCCGCGGGATCCGGCGCGCCCGAGGGCGCTCCGCTCGGCGGCGTGCTGAGCGGAGCGCCGTCGAAGTCGAACATGTCGAGCATCGGCCAAGCGTTGGCGTCTCGCACCGTCATGGCGGGCAAGTCGAAACGGTTTTGGATGAAGCGCGTGATGCTCGTCAAATCCGTGACCAAGTGGCTGACGTAGCCCGGCTTGACGAAGGGCGAAGCAACGATGAGCGGCGTGCGGAAACCCAAGCGATCGAACTTCCAGTCCTGAGGTACCCAATTGTCGGGTTCGCATGCGGGCGGGGGTGGAACGCTGTCGTAGTAGCCGCCGTGCTCGTCGTAGAACAAGAAGAACACGGTCTTCTTCCAGACCTCGGGCTTGCTCATCAGCTTGCCGAGCACGCGTTCGACCAACTGCTGCCCTTTTTGGATGTTGGCGGGCGGGTGCTCGTCGTTCTGCTCGGCGCCGCCAAAAGCTGGATCCAGGATGCTCACCGCGGGTAGCGCGTCGTTGTCCACGTCCGTCTCGAACTGGGACATCGAGCTGCCGAGGTAGGCCGCGCTCTGCTTGAAGACTACGGCGAAGGAATAACTGCCGTCGCGGTAGATCTTCCAAGTGCGCCCAGCCTTCTCCAGCTGGTCCATGATCTTTTCGGCCTTGGTGTGACGGTCGTTGCCGAGGAAGGGCACGTTGACGAAGGCAAGATCCCCAGTTTTCGTGTTGCCCCAGGCGGTCGCGCCGTAGAAGAAGAAGCGGTTTGGCCAGGTCGGGCCCAGCAGCGAACAGAAGTGGCTGTCGCTGATCGCGAAGTTCTTCGCTAGCCAGTAGTAGTAGGGCAGATCGGTTTGGTCGTAGTAGCCCATGGCCCGGGCGCCGCCGGGGTTGTTCGTCGAAACGAAGCCACTCATCTTGCCGTCGTCGTACTGGAAGTGAACGCCGTTCCACTCGTGGTTGACATCCAGAATGCAGTAGCGGCTCTCGTGAAAGCGCTCGACCTTTGCGGGCGGCGATGTCGACGGGTCCAGGTTGTAGTCCGTGTCCGCTGCGACCTTCACGTCGGTGACGCCGTACTCGGGCAGCTTGGAGAAGTAGTGGTCGAAGCTGCGGTTCTCTTGCATCAAGAGCACGATGTGTTCGAAAGGCAGCGCATCGCCGTGGGGCACGTCGGGACCGACCGTCTCCGTCGTCTTCGCTCCCGGGCCGAAGCCACAGCCATCGCGCTCCGCCGCCTTCACGTCGTAGGGCGGACGCTGTCCCGTGCTTCCGGAGCTTCCGCCGGCTCCGGCGGCGGCGCCGCTTCCTCCCGCGCCGCTGCTACCGCTGCTACCGCCGGTTCCGCCAGTGCCACCGGGGCCGCCGCCGCCACCCCCGTCGCCGCCGCCGCAGCCCAGCGCGAGAAGTCCGGTCAAAGTGAAGAAGAATGCCCCCGAGCGCGTTCCGAGTGCCATGGCGCAAGGGTAGAACCGATAGCGAGGGACGTCGAGTCTGTCCGAAATTCCGTGGAGGCTGCGAGGACGGCGAAATCAGCGGAAGAAGCGATCGAGACTCGCCTAGGATTCTTTGCGGATGACGAAGATCGCGTCGTCCAACACATAGAGGGGGCGCGCGCGATCGCCACCGGAGATGTAGGGGGCCCGGGCCAGGCGCCGGAGGCTTCCGCCAAGGGGGGCCAGGACGTGGTGCCACAGTTGGCCAGCGCTCGCCTCCCAGCGCGGGCCCGGCGCGTGCAGCGGCTCGCGAGGGTCGCGAGTGCTTCCGCCGTCGTAGACGAAGGGCGAGAGGGGCAGCGGCGCGGCGACCACCAGGTGGCCGCCTGGGCGCAGGGCCGCGTAGGCATTGCGCAGCAAGGAGCGCGGGCGATCGCAGCGATCGATTACGTTCAGGCACAACACGACGTCGTAGGGAGGCGCTGGCACCGGCGCGCTGGCGATGTCCACACGTTCACAAGCAATGCCGCGGCGGCGGAGACGGCGGGCCATGGCCCAGGACGTTTCCGTGGCGCAGAGGTCGCCGAACAGCGCAGCGAAGCGAGAGGTCACGTGCCCTGCGGCCGCGCCGACATCCAGTGCGCGGCCGCTTTGCGTTGACGGGATCAACTCCCGCCATTGGGCAGAACTGAGCAAGAACAGGGGATAGCTGTCGAGTAGGCCGTTGACGTCGAAGTCGGACAAGAACGGACGGAGGGAGGCCTGCGCCCAGGAACTCAGCCGCCCGTGAGTGCGCGCAACCTCTTCGTCCATGAACGCGCGGGTCTCCGCGTCCAAGGACAGTGGCTCGAAGGCGGCACGCAGTTTGCGCTCGAGGGCGCTTGGGTCACAGCCGTAGGCGAGCTCGAAACCGTGGTAGCGTGGGTCCTGCATGGCGGGCAGCGTTGCCGACTATCTACTCCGTCTGGGCGCGCATCACGACCTCGTCTCCTGGGCGCAGCCTTACGCGGGGGATTTCGAGCGCGCCTGGCGGGAGTGTCCCCGGGGCGATTGGCTCCTCGGCGTCGCCGTGCGCTCCGGGCTTTCTGCGCGCGAGCGAATGCTAGCCGCGGCCGCGTGCGCCCGGCTCGGCCTCGAATGGTTGGAGGATCCGGCGCCCGCGGCCACCGCGCTCGACGCGTTGGAGCGACACGTACGCGAGGGTGACGGCGCTCTGCGCGAGCACACGGATCGACTCGCGGCAGTGGTGCCAAGGGATCCCGCCACCGGTGCAGCCCTATCTGCGGTCGTGCTGGCCCTTGGCTCCGCCGAGGACGCCGAGCTGGCGGCGTCGGTGCCCGCCACGGTGGTGGAGGCGGCGATGTACGCGGTGGGCGACTGCGGCGTGATGAGTCTGTTGCGTCACACGCAATCCGCTACGGCAGAGGCGGTCCGCGCCCACGTCTCCTTTGCCAACCTGAGCTGCAGGGAGAGCGAGTAGCTCGTCTCGGCCCTGGGCCGAATCAGGATGAACCGTCGCGTCGCCGCTAGACCATGCCGCGCGCGCGGGCACGCGCGGCGCGGAAGTCCCCGCTGATGGCGAAGGTCAGTCCTTCACGCTGCAAGTTCACGAACAAGAAGCGCGCGTCCGGGGAGAGGCACACGCCGGTGAACTCCCCACGGCTGCGGGCGTTGTGGGCCAAGTCGTAGACGCGCCCCTCGGGGGTGATGCCGCGCAGGAACTGATCGCTGCTGCCATCTTCGGCCACCAAGATGTCGCCCCAGGGTGCAACGGTGACGTTGTCCGGGCAGTCCAGGACGTTTTCGTGGGGCGATTCCGCGCGCAAAGAGAAGCGCGACTCGCCGCGCAGGTTCAGCGCGAAGATCTGGCCGACGTCGGCCTTGCCGCCAGTGGTCGACACCAAGTAGAGCGTGCCGTCGTGAAGCGCGAGCCCCTCGCCACGGCGAATCTTCGCGGCGCCCTGGCGATGCCCCTGCAAGCGCACCGAGTCGTCTTTGGGCGCTGGCTCCGCGATGTCGACCCAATCCACGCGGTGCTCTTCGCGTAGCTTCATCCCGCGAGTCGTCTCGATGCCGTGGTGATCCACCAAGCGCAGGGCCTGGAGTCGACCCTCGAAGGGGTGCGAAGGATCCTTGGGCACGAAGCGATACAGGCATCCGTCCGAGCGGTCCTCGCTGAGGTAGGCAATGAGCGTAGCGGGATCCACCAGGGCAGCCTCGTGGTTGAAGCGGCCGTAGGCCGTCAGTGGCCGAGGCGGTTGCACGCTCGCGGCATCCGTCCGGCAGAGGAACACGAAGCCGTGCCCGGCGGCGATGGTCTCTTCACAGGAAAGCCAACCCCAGGGGCTCGTCCCGCCCGCGCAGTTGCGCACGGTTCCCGTCAGCACGAGATTCTCGCTGAGCTTCTGGCCGGACTTGGCGTCGAGCACGATGCGCGTGACGCCGCCGTGCGCGCTCTTGTCGAAGGCCTGTGCGGGGGGCGACTTGCCCGGGGGCACGGCGCCCTGGCCCACGTAGTTGTCCACTTCGTGGTTGCGCATCAGCGCCCAGCGACCTCCACCGAGATCGAAGCAGGCCATGCCGTCAGGGGCGCCCGGCACACGAAAGCCGTCACTCATGGTCTCCCCGGTGCGACTGAGCACCTGGTAGTGAAGCCCGGGCGCCAGGTCGAGGACGCCTTCGGGATCCGACACCAAGCTAGCGGGCGTGGCGCGACGCTTGGCGAGCACGAACGGGATCGGCAAGCCAGCCGCCACGGCTGCCGCCCCCCACTTCAAGACGCTCCGTCGCGCGAGGACCACGGCACTAGTTTGTGCATGATGGCCCGGGGCGTAAAGGGTCAGTGCATCCCGGTTGGCGGCGCCCGCTGCGCAGAAAGGCGCCCTTTCTCGCGCCGCTGCGTGCCATGCTTGGTCCGGAGCCACGGAGGAGCACGTGCCGAAACCTTTCCTCGCCCAAGGGTCTTCTGGGGACTTCCTGCTGCGAGTGAACGGCGTTCTCGACCGGCAGGATGCGTTCAGCCCGACGCCGCCGTGGCTGCTGCAAGCCAGCGCGCCTCCAGGTGGCACCGACAGCGCGGCCATCGGTCCCTTGCCCAATGGCGAGCGAAGCCACGAAGCGGTGCGTTCCGCGGCGGCTGCCCTCGGCGTTCCCGTTCCACCCACGGCGCGCGCGGAGCAACTCGCGATCGACGGCCGTCCTTGGCCCGTATGGGTGACGAAGGAGCCTTCCCTCCCACCGCGCTTCGTCGGGAGGCTGTGGTTGGGCATCTGGCCCGAGCAGGAGGGCAGCAGCGGGGTGTTGCTGCTGCGTTCCCGCGACATCAACGCAGCTGACGATCCGCTCGACATCTTTCGGCGCTGCGACGTCATTCGCTCGATTCGCGTGAGCCTCGGCGGCGCGTGAATCCGGGGGCCGGATGCTGCCGGCGGAATGTCTGGCGCGCCGTGCGGCCTGGATCGATTGACCAAGTGCAGGGCGGCAACCCACCGACGCCGTCAGTGGGGCAGGGGTCGCTCGCGCAGATGCCAGGCGATGCGCATCGCCATGCTCATGATCGAGAGCTGGGGATTCACGCCGAGGCTGGTGGGGATGATGCTGCCGTCAGCGACGAACAGTTCCTTCAGATCCCAAGCCTCACCGAAGGGATCCACCACGGAGTTCTGGCGCACGGCGCCCATGCGACAGGTCCCGAGAGGGTGCTGCGAGCCACACTCCAGTTGGCTGCCCTTCACGTGTTCCAAGTCCAAGCTGCGCATGCGGTCGGCGTCGATTCCACCCAGCCCGAGCACGGGCAGAAAGACTTCACGAGCACCCGCGGCGAAGTAGATCTCGGCCATGCGTCGCATCAGCACAGGCACCGCGGCCCGATCCCGTGGGCTCATGCGGTAGGTCATCAGCGGTCGGCCGAAGACTTCGTGCACCTGTCCGCCGCCGTCGTCGTGGATCATGCCGCCGAAGATGCTGAGGTGCGGAATGCTCGCGGCGCGTCGTGTGTGGGAGTGGCCAATGCCCGGCATGGTCGCGGCCAGTACGCCCGGGGGCACGAAGAGACCCACCATCGTGATGCGGTCTGCTTCGAACGCATCCGTGTAGGCACTCTGCAGCGCGCCCTGCCAGCCGCGAACGGGCTCGTCGAAACGGGCCATCACGCGGAAGGCGGGATGCACCGTGAGATTGCGGCCGACCTGACCCGAGTGGCGTCCGATGTCGTTGCGCTTCAGCAGCAGCGGTGAAGCG from the Polyangiaceae bacterium genome contains:
- a CDS encoding methyltransferase, with protein sequence MQDPRYHGFELAYGCDPSALERKLRAAFEPLSLDAETRAFMDEEVARTHGRLSSWAQASLRPFLSDFDVNGLLDSYPLFLLSSAQWRELIPSTQSGRALDVGAAAGHVTSRFAALFGDLCATETSWAMARRLRRRGIACERVDIASAPVPAPPYDVVLCLNVIDRCDRPRSLLRNAYAALRPGGHLVVAAPLPLSPFVYDGGSTRDPREPLHAPGPRWEASAGQLWHHVLAPLGGSLRRLARAPYISGGDRARPLYVLDDAIFVIRKES
- a CDS encoding FHA domain-containing protein produces the protein MKPLRIRYLRQELELEDGEYLVGRSASCQISLDDPLASRNHAKLVVVEGQARVEDLGSRNGVRVNGERVSGHSKVLEPGDRIGVGSQELLVLGPREAVTDLNISRGAPTHRFDRFAVVGTLAEKALAMGRGEEAERILGMLLADTLREVESGRIPIGIDQAGYFAYRLADATGKGSWVDYIVALYHGLKRPIPAEVVDELYTTLRKVAAVDLPKLAAYVGTLRANVTGLSPAERFLVSRIEGLERLARAR
- a CDS encoding DUF839 domain-containing protein, with protein sequence MVLARRSVLKWGAAAVAAGLPIPFVLAKRRATPASLVSDPEGVLDLAPGLHYQVLSRTGETMSDGFRVPGAPDGMACFDLGGGRWALMRNHEVDNYVGQGAVPPGKSPPAQAFDKSAHGGVTRIVLDAKSGQKLSENLVLTGTVRNCAGGTSPWGWLSCEETIAAGHGFVFLCRTDAASVQPPRPLTAYGRFNHEAALVDPATLIAYLSEDRSDGCLYRFVPKDPSHPFEGRLQALRLVDHHGIETTRGMKLREEHRVDWVDIAEPAPKDDSVRLQGHRQGAAKIRRGEGLALHDGTLYLVSTTGGKADVGQIFALNLRGESRFSLRAESPHENVLDCPDNVTVAPWGDILVAEDGSSDQFLRGITPEGRVYDLAHNARSRGEFTGVCLSPDARFLFVNLQREGLTFAISGDFRAARARARGMV
- a CDS encoding FHA domain-containing protein; the protein is MTGEDPACVHFALEYANQTLEVAPGEYVVGRSTSAEIILDDALVSRRHARFVVEDAAIRVEDMGSVNGVFVNGQRVNGSRLLVSGDRVVIGKQELVVRAQMSTFPPDGEGRATAVTLVGVEPVPSQRVGDDSESTHQGNAMELLGGVADKVLALGRGDEAEKIMGSYLQNLLELARSGKGPSPKLADKAAGYAVKLAAATKKGDWVDYAVELFMSQRRPLPGPVVDQLYTVLRQVSEIDLTLLRSYVAVLRAVAPGFPPADRFLAQRVEGLERLAAAK
- a CDS encoding FHA domain-containing protein; translation: MFRRIPPKETFLPRYRLRFLLQEIDLPPGETLLGRSASCHVTIEDPLVSRQHAAIQVDGGTATIRDLGSRNGLTVNARPIAQATELKDGDRIRIGTQEMVFCAVRAQSRPGAGPGSRPTGFMCHCAHCGMPYPAELLLCPACGSRERMDEDTISGVVGDSDKNWTLELLVDVLDKAVSLERWDDVERMLTRSKGNVEERLRTGEGLAAEHLDRLAEAAAALAKERGDAEWGRWILAVYATLQAVPGAHVTQRLGTLPDGERATLAPAAARVVECATQRGQLSALEAESLQRVRGLTVPSGSGE
- a CDS encoding alkaline phosphatase family protein; protein product: MALGTRSGAFFFTLTGLLALGCGGGDGGGGGGPGGTGGTGGSSGSSGAGGSGAAAGAGGSSGSTGQRPPYDVKAAERDGCGFGPGAKTTETVGPDVPHGDALPFEHIVLLMQENRSFDHYFSKLPEYGVTDVKVAADTDYNLDPSTSPPAKVERFHESRYCILDVNHEWNGVHFQYDDGKMSGFVSTNNPGGARAMGYYDQTDLPYYYWLAKNFAISDSHFCSLLGPTWPNRFFFYGATAWGNTKTGDLAFVNVPFLGNDRHTKAEKIMDQLEKAGRTWKIYRDGSYSFAVVFKQSAAYLGSSMSQFETDVDNDALPAVSILDPAFGGAEQNDEHPPANIQKGQQLVERVLGKLMSKPEVWKKTVFFLFYDEHGGYYDSVPPPPACEPDNWVPQDWKFDRLGFRTPLIVASPFVKPGYVSHLVTDLTSITRFIQNRFDLPAMTVRDANAWPMLDMFDFDGAPLSTPPSGAPSGAPDPAGLQWCANNTPGTGMP